In Amycolatopsis coloradensis, one genomic interval encodes:
- a CDS encoding sensor histidine kinase, with the protein MRDISGSLARQAWAVAAVCLVADAGLFLIAGPPLSLGWTAWVVLLGGILANVALAGPSRYSGWVSAAHGALLTAAPLLLYPYDHYLQATNAGVLIAGYRAGAWLSAKPALAALAAMLAGLFACNIIPVDRADRDWRLLLIDVGVSGLLPWMVGRYTTARRAYIADLQRAEEQRQQHEAEAVRRAVAEERTTIARDLHDVISHHVSAIGVHAGAARLGLPEGEPAVRRSLSAVESSSRAAMADLRRLLDLLHGKENGDAQRQPGLDNLDELLDNLRTAGLPARLTSHGGPRELPGSVDIALYRIAQEALTNALRHGSGGIVEIDLAYRQTEVVLTITNEIGRANTAAESTKRGLAGIRQRVALFGGHAECGPLDDGRNWRVRVGFPLEAQ; encoded by the coding sequence GTGCGGGACATCAGTGGTTCGCTGGCGAGACAGGCCTGGGCGGTCGCGGCCGTCTGCCTGGTCGCCGACGCCGGGCTGTTCCTCATCGCGGGCCCGCCGCTCTCGCTCGGCTGGACGGCGTGGGTGGTGCTGCTGGGCGGAATCCTGGCGAACGTCGCGCTCGCCGGGCCTTCGCGGTATTCCGGCTGGGTTTCGGCCGCGCACGGCGCGCTGCTCACCGCCGCGCCGCTCCTGCTGTACCCGTACGACCATTACCTGCAGGCCACCAACGCGGGCGTGCTGATCGCCGGTTACCGCGCGGGTGCCTGGCTTTCGGCCAAACCCGCGCTGGCGGCACTGGCGGCGATGCTCGCCGGGCTCTTCGCCTGCAACATCATCCCGGTCGACCGGGCCGACCGGGACTGGCGGCTGCTGCTCATCGACGTCGGCGTGAGCGGGCTGCTCCCGTGGATGGTCGGCAGATACACGACCGCGCGGCGCGCGTACATCGCCGACCTCCAGCGAGCGGAGGAACAACGGCAGCAGCACGAAGCCGAAGCGGTCCGCCGGGCCGTCGCCGAAGAACGCACGACGATCGCCCGCGACCTGCACGACGTGATCTCCCACCACGTCAGCGCGATCGGCGTGCACGCGGGCGCCGCGCGGCTCGGGCTGCCGGAAGGGGAACCGGCCGTCCGGCGATCGCTCTCGGCGGTCGAATCGTCGAGCCGGGCCGCGATGGCCGATCTGCGGCGTCTGCTGGACCTGTTGCACGGCAAGGAGAACGGCGACGCGCAGCGGCAACCGGGGCTGGACAACCTCGACGAGCTGCTCGACAACCTCCGCACCGCCGGGCTGCCCGCGCGGCTGACGAGCCACGGCGGACCGCGCGAACTTCCCGGATCGGTGGACATCGCGTTGTACCGCATCGCGCAGGAGGCGCTGACGAACGCGCTCCGGCACGGCTCCGGCGGGATCGTCGAGATCGATCTTGCCTATCGGCAGACGGAGGTGGTCCTCACGATCACGAACGAGATCGGCCGCGCGAACACCGCGGCCGAGTCGACGAAACGCGGCCTCGCCGGCATCCGGCAACGGGTCGCGCTGTTCGGCGGGCACGCGGAATGCGGACCGCTCGACGACGGCCGGAACTGGCGGGTCCGCGTCGGTTTTCCTTTGGAGGCACAGTGA
- a CDS encoding TetR/AcrR family transcriptional regulator: MTAKRLTREESREQTRQRLLAAAAELFSERGVNGTSVEQIAERAGFTRGAFYGNFDGKHELVVELLRRRTQREAEEVAALREGVGSFAEMMDRLRAWNVERAEHLAGWLTLRTELALYALRNPDARPLVGEGEKSTRALLETSVRTELAARGVEPPADPAFLALILHALEDGLLLQRFLSPEGTGDEDVVDAVQLLMRSWTALSRSS, encoded by the coding sequence GTGACGGCGAAACGCTTGACGCGGGAAGAAAGCCGCGAGCAGACCAGACAGCGCCTGCTGGCGGCGGCCGCCGAGCTGTTCTCCGAACGTGGGGTCAACGGCACGTCCGTCGAGCAGATCGCCGAACGGGCCGGATTCACCCGCGGCGCCTTCTACGGCAACTTCGACGGCAAGCACGAGCTGGTCGTCGAGCTGTTGCGCCGCCGGACCCAGCGCGAGGCCGAGGAGGTCGCGGCGCTGCGGGAGGGCGTCGGCTCCTTCGCCGAGATGATGGACCGGCTGCGCGCGTGGAACGTCGAGCGCGCCGAGCACCTCGCCGGTTGGCTGACCCTGCGCACCGAGCTGGCGCTTTACGCGTTGCGGAATCCCGACGCGCGCCCGCTGGTCGGCGAAGGCGAGAAGTCGACAAGGGCGCTGCTGGAGACCTCGGTCCGGACCGAACTCGCGGCGCGGGGCGTGGAACCGCCCGCAGACCCGGCCTTTCTCGCGCTGATCCTGCACGCGCTCGAGGACGGCCTCCTGTTGCAGCGCTTCCTCAGCCCCGAGGGGACCGGGGACGAGGACGTGGTGGACGCCGTCCAGCTGCTGATGCGGTCGTGGACCGCGCTCAGCCGGTCATCTTGA
- a CDS encoding TetR/AcrR family transcriptional regulator, with the protein MAATQTARERARAELTREIKDEARRQLAEVGALGLSLRAVARELGMVSSALYRYFSSREELLTALIVDAYNAVGEAAEAADDPKKTSLERWESIWHAVRAWAKAHPHEYALIYGSPIPGYQAPQDTVAPAGRVAFALVAVLRDANLRVETEVGEMPVALLHQLDALTGILKINLAPETASRLIMAWTQLFGMINFELFGQYVGSVDPADDFFAHGIRQMAEFTGIKMTG; encoded by the coding sequence ATGGCCGCCACTCAGACCGCGCGGGAACGCGCCCGCGCCGAGCTCACCCGCGAGATCAAGGACGAAGCCCGCCGCCAGCTCGCCGAAGTGGGCGCGCTCGGTCTCTCGCTCCGCGCGGTGGCGCGGGAGCTGGGCATGGTCTCGTCGGCGCTCTACCGGTACTTCTCCAGCCGCGAGGAGCTGCTGACCGCCCTGATCGTCGACGCCTACAACGCCGTCGGCGAAGCCGCGGAGGCAGCCGACGACCCGAAGAAGACCTCACTGGAGCGATGGGAGTCGATCTGGCACGCGGTCCGCGCCTGGGCGAAGGCGCACCCGCACGAGTACGCGCTGATCTACGGCTCGCCGATCCCCGGCTACCAAGCCCCGCAGGACACCGTCGCTCCCGCCGGCCGAGTGGCATTCGCACTGGTCGCCGTCCTGCGTGACGCGAACCTCCGCGTCGAGACCGAGGTCGGCGAGATGCCCGTCGCGCTCCTGCACCAGCTCGACGCCCTCACCGGGATCCTCAAGATCAACCTGGCCCCGGAGACGGCCTCCCGGCTGATCATGGCCTGGACCCAGCTGTTCGGGATGATCAACTTCGAGCTGTTCGGCCAGTACGTCGGCTCGGTGGACCCGGCGGACGACTTCTTCGCGCACGGGATCCGTCAGATGGCCGAGTTCACCGGGATCAAGATGACCGGCTGA
- a CDS encoding nitroreductase family deazaflavin-dependent oxidoreductase produces the protein MATASTPRYLKPAKATSAFNEFVLKLTRLGVSVLGSRVLSVRGRKSGELRSVPVNLLKLDGERYLVAPRGVTQWVRNLRVAGEGQLTVGRRTETFTYTELADAEKPEILRAYLKRWKFEVGVFFDGVDAKASDEKLLEIAPGYPVFKLA, from the coding sequence ATGGCCACCGCCAGCACGCCCCGCTACCTCAAGCCCGCCAAGGCGACCAGCGCGTTCAACGAATTCGTGCTGAAGCTGACGAGGCTGGGCGTCAGCGTCCTGGGCAGCCGGGTGCTTTCGGTCCGCGGCCGCAAGAGCGGCGAACTGCGCTCGGTGCCGGTCAACCTGCTGAAGCTTGATGGGGAGCGCTACCTGGTCGCGCCGCGCGGTGTCACGCAGTGGGTGCGGAACCTGCGCGTCGCCGGGGAAGGACAGCTCACCGTCGGGCGCCGCACCGAGACGTTCACCTACACCGAACTCGCCGACGCCGAGAAGCCCGAAATCCTGCGCGCGTACCTCAAGCGCTGGAAGTTCGAGGTCGGTGTGTTCTTCGACGGTGTCGACGCGAAGGCGTCCGACGAGAAGCTGCTGGAGATCGCGCCCGGCTACCCGGTCTTCAAGCTCGCCTGA
- a CDS encoding serine/threonine dehydratase, translating to MSTPTWADVRKAAEAVHPFVRHTPLLRTEVDGRPLVLKLEHLQRSGSFKLRGAVNALVSGPLPERVLTASGGNHGLGVATAASLLDLPATVYVPESAPQAKTARIEATGAKLIRHGATYAEAAAKALEAASEPGTRYLHAYDDLAVVAGQGTVAAEVVQDAPDVDAFLVAVGGGGLVAGTSLAGVPTYAVEPERCRALSAALEAGEPVDVEIDSVAASALGATRIGNVPFAVLRDRVTSVLVSDAELLAARDRLWDEFRLAVEPAAAVPFAAWLAWRTEGELPCVVLCGANSDWTP from the coding sequence ATGAGCACTCCGACCTGGGCAGATGTCCGAAAGGCCGCCGAGGCCGTCCACCCGTTCGTGCGACACACGCCGCTGCTGCGCACCGAGGTCGACGGGCGGCCGCTGGTCCTCAAGCTGGAGCATCTGCAGCGGAGCGGATCGTTCAAACTGCGGGGCGCGGTGAACGCGCTGGTGAGCGGCCCGTTGCCGGAACGGGTGCTGACGGCGTCCGGCGGCAACCACGGGCTGGGCGTGGCGACGGCGGCTTCGCTGCTGGATCTGCCTGCGACGGTGTACGTGCCGGAGTCGGCTCCGCAGGCGAAGACGGCTCGGATCGAGGCGACGGGCGCCAAGCTCATCCGCCACGGAGCGACGTACGCGGAGGCGGCTGCGAAGGCGCTCGAAGCCGCCTCCGAGCCGGGTACGCGGTATCTGCACGCGTATGACGATCTCGCCGTCGTCGCCGGTCAGGGCACTGTGGCGGCCGAAGTGGTCCAGGACGCGCCGGACGTCGACGCGTTCCTGGTCGCGGTCGGCGGTGGCGGGCTGGTCGCGGGGACGTCGCTGGCCGGGGTGCCGACGTACGCCGTCGAGCCGGAGCGATGCCGTGCGCTCAGCGCGGCGTTGGAGGCGGGCGAGCCGGTGGACGTGGAGATCGACTCGGTGGCCGCGTCCGCGCTGGGCGCGACCAGGATCGGGAACGTCCCGTTCGCCGTGCTCCGCGATCGCGTGACGTCCGTGCTGGTCAGCGACGCGGAACTGCTCGCCGCGCGGGACCGGCTCTGGGACGAGTTCCGCCTCGCCGTCGAACCGGCGGCCGCGGTCCCGTTCGCCGCGTGGCTGGCGTGGCGGACCGAGGGCGAGCTGCCCTGCGTCGTCCTGTGCGGTGCTAACAGTGACTGGACGCCCTGA
- a CDS encoding response regulator transcription factor has translation MTSVNVPSSGSAKAGLRRADGSPVRVLVVDDEATLSELVSMALRMEGWDIRTAADGTGAVRVAREFRPDAVVLDVMLPDMSGLEVLRRLRSEVPNLPVLFLTAKDAVEDRIAGLTAGGDDYVTKPFSLEEVALRLRALQRRAGGVAGPSGSMLVVGDLTLDEDSREVHRGGDLVPLTATEFELLRYLMRNPKRVLSKAQILDRVWSYDFGGQANIVELYISYLRKKIDADREPMIHTMRGAGYVLKPAG, from the coding sequence ATGACCAGTGTGAACGTCCCTTCGTCCGGTTCCGCGAAGGCCGGCCTGCGCCGTGCCGACGGCAGCCCCGTGCGGGTGCTGGTCGTCGACGACGAGGCGACCTTGTCCGAACTCGTGTCGATGGCGCTGCGCATGGAGGGCTGGGACATCCGCACCGCCGCCGACGGCACCGGGGCCGTCCGCGTCGCGCGGGAATTCCGGCCGGACGCGGTGGTGCTGGACGTCATGCTGCCGGATATGAGCGGCCTGGAGGTCCTGCGCCGCCTGCGGTCCGAGGTGCCGAACCTGCCGGTGCTGTTCCTGACCGCGAAGGACGCGGTGGAGGACCGGATCGCCGGGCTCACCGCGGGCGGCGACGACTACGTCACCAAACCGTTCAGCCTGGAGGAGGTCGCGTTGCGGCTGCGCGCGCTGCAGCGGCGCGCGGGCGGTGTCGCCGGGCCGAGCGGATCGATGCTGGTCGTCGGTGACCTGACCTTGGACGAGGACAGCCGCGAAGTGCACCGCGGCGGCGACCTGGTGCCGCTGACCGCGACCGAGTTCGAACTGCTGCGTTATCTCATGCGCAATCCCAAACGCGTGCTGTCCAAGGCGCAGATCCTCGACCGAGTGTGGAGCTACGACTTCGGCGGCCAGGCCAATATCGTCGAGCTGTACATCTCCTACCTCCGCAAGAAGATCGACGCCGACAGGGAACCGATGATCCACACGATGCGCGGCGCCGGGTATGTCCTCAAACCCGCGGGGTAG
- a CDS encoding sensor histidine kinase — MSSNPRGRRPWSLRRRLIAQVAGLLALVCLVVGVVTELALRDFLIDQLDARIAETGERASRPPPPGRPGGERVPEGLRAYGQSTGSLFVNILPDGRVVAAVLRSSYDAKVADPFPHDPIGPAQLSALLRSTPTDKPTDVDLGSLGEYRVVAKPSSNGGVAITGLPTKDVTDTLWNLGFIFGGVAVGGVLLAGALGAVTVRRTMKPLDRLAATATRVAELPLDRGEVALSERVSEVDTDPRTEVGKVGFALNRMLGHISNALSARQASESRVRRFVADASHELRTPLAAIRGYAELSRRSGSEVPPDIAFAMGRVESESTRMTGLVEDLLLLARLDSGRPVVHQPVDLSRLVADAVADAHVAGPEHKWLLEVPPEPITVLGDADQLHQVVINLLGNARTHTPAGTEVATALSIVDSTVTLSIADGGPGIPPEILPEVFERFARGDDSRSRAAGSTGLGLAIVAAVVAAHGGQVGVASRPGRTEFRVVLRASSHC; from the coding sequence ATGTCCTCAAACCCGCGGGGTAGGCGGCCTTGGTCCCTGCGGCGGCGGCTGATCGCGCAGGTCGCGGGGCTGCTCGCGCTCGTCTGCCTGGTGGTGGGCGTGGTGACCGAACTGGCGCTGCGGGACTTCCTGATCGACCAGCTCGACGCGCGGATCGCCGAGACCGGCGAACGCGCCAGCCGTCCGCCGCCGCCGGGGCGCCCGGGCGGGGAACGGGTGCCGGAAGGCCTGCGCGCGTACGGCCAGAGCACCGGTTCGTTGTTCGTGAACATCCTCCCGGACGGGCGGGTGGTCGCGGCGGTGCTGCGGTCCAGCTACGACGCGAAGGTCGCCGACCCGTTCCCCCACGACCCGATCGGCCCGGCCCAGCTCTCGGCCCTGTTGCGGTCGACGCCGACCGACAAGCCCACCGACGTGGACCTCGGATCACTGGGGGAGTACCGCGTGGTGGCCAAGCCGTCGTCCAACGGCGGTGTCGCGATCACCGGACTGCCCACAAAGGACGTCACGGACACCTTGTGGAACCTGGGTTTCATCTTCGGCGGGGTCGCCGTCGGCGGCGTCCTGCTGGCGGGCGCGCTCGGCGCGGTGACCGTGCGGCGCACCATGAAACCCCTCGATCGACTGGCCGCCACCGCGACCAGGGTCGCCGAGCTCCCGCTCGACCGCGGCGAGGTCGCCCTGTCCGAGCGAGTGTCCGAAGTGGACACCGATCCGCGCACCGAGGTCGGGAAGGTCGGCTTCGCGCTCAACCGCATGCTCGGCCACATCTCGAACGCGCTTTCCGCCCGCCAGGCCAGTGAAAGCCGGGTGCGCCGGTTCGTCGCGGACGCCAGCCACGAACTCCGGACGCCGCTCGCGGCCATTCGCGGCTACGCGGAACTCAGCCGGCGCTCCGGTTCCGAGGTGCCACCGGACATCGCGTTCGCGATGGGCCGGGTCGAGTCGGAGTCGACCAGGATGACCGGCCTGGTCGAGGATCTGCTGCTGCTGGCCAGGCTCGACTCCGGTCGTCCGGTGGTGCACCAGCCGGTCGATCTCTCCAGGCTGGTCGCGGACGCCGTCGCCGACGCGCACGTCGCCGGGCCGGAGCACAAATGGCTGCTGGAGGTCCCGCCGGAGCCGATCACCGTCCTCGGCGACGCGGATCAGCTGCACCAGGTGGTGATCAACCTCCTCGGCAACGCGCGCACGCACACCCCGGCGGGGACCGAGGTCGCCACCGCTTTGTCCATAGTGGACTCGACGGTGACACTGTCCATTGCCGACGGCGGACCGGGGATCCCGCCGGAGATCCTCCCGGAGGTCTTCGAACGTTTCGCCCGCGGCGACGACTCACGATCGCGGGCCGCCGGCAGCACCGGACTGGGCCTGGCCATCGTCGCGGCCGTCGTCGCCGCGCACGGCGGGCAGGTCGGGGTCGCGAGCCGCCCAGGACGGACGGAATTCCGGGTCGTGCTCAGGGCGTCCAGTCACTGTTAG
- a CDS encoding response regulator, which produces MIRVLLADDHAMFRSGMRAVLDTQADFECVGEAADGRDAVAQAASLRPDVAVLDVRMPKLDGLAATEAIMSAPGNDTRVLVLTTYDSDEYVYRALRAGASGFLLKSLAPEELVSAMRVAARGDALIDPTVTRRLVSTFATSIEPAAAEPAELERLTSREREVLLLVADASSNAEIAAHLHVGEETVKTHVSRILAKLGLRDRVHAVVYAYRNGLVGGR; this is translated from the coding sequence GTGATCCGGGTACTACTCGCCGACGACCACGCGATGTTCCGGTCCGGGATGCGCGCGGTACTGGACACCCAGGCGGACTTCGAATGCGTCGGCGAGGCGGCGGACGGACGCGATGCCGTCGCGCAGGCGGCGTCCCTGCGCCCGGACGTCGCCGTGCTCGACGTCCGGATGCCCAAATTGGACGGTCTGGCCGCGACCGAGGCCATCATGTCCGCGCCGGGGAACGACACCCGCGTCCTCGTGCTGACGACGTACGACTCGGACGAGTACGTCTACCGCGCGCTTCGGGCGGGCGCGAGCGGGTTCCTGCTGAAGAGCCTCGCCCCCGAAGAGCTCGTGTCCGCCATGCGGGTGGCCGCGCGCGGCGACGCGCTGATCGACCCGACGGTGACCCGGCGGCTGGTGTCGACCTTCGCCACCAGCATCGAACCCGCGGCCGCCGAACCAGCGGAACTCGAACGGCTCACCTCACGCGAACGCGAAGTCCTCCTGCTCGTCGCCGACGCCTCCAGCAACGCGGAGATCGCCGCGCATCTGCACGTGGGCGAAGAGACGGTGAAGACCCACGTCTCCCGGATCCTGGCGAAGCTCGGACTGCGGGACAGGGTGCACGCCGTCGTCTACGCCTACCGGAACGGTCTCGTCGGCGGACGGTGA
- a CDS encoding HAMP domain-containing sensor histidine kinase, with amino-acid sequence MNLSGARSLRARVTLLATGLVALVSLLLLWLTWNLVGDAVSAVPQLPPGTTVRVDGVDVDASAVTEHLRVYARNRVLLFGAVAFCFVVLAAGILAWTFTARVLQPLREITGTARRLSIESMGERIGEVRTKDELAELAETFDDMLDRLQAAFDAQRHFVANASHELRTPLAVIRTELDVTLADEHADEAELRRMAGVVRDATERAERLVGSLLLLARTDGAGLVAREPADLAVIVASAWRAVRAEAEKRGIRTEFATPGAPTFGDPALLERIAGNLLENAVRHNVDGGWLDVVTQAGPQWSVLRVRSSGGLLDPAAVPELFEPFRRAGVARTARTGAGLGLSIVRAAVQAHGGTVSAEPVVGGGLSVTVHLPALP; translated from the coding sequence GTGAACCTGTCCGGTGCCCGCAGCCTGCGCGCGCGGGTCACGCTGCTCGCGACCGGGCTGGTGGCACTGGTCAGCCTCCTGTTGCTCTGGCTGACCTGGAACCTGGTCGGCGACGCGGTTTCCGCCGTCCCGCAGCTGCCTCCGGGCACCACGGTGCGCGTCGACGGCGTCGACGTCGACGCTTCCGCGGTCACCGAGCATCTGCGGGTGTACGCCAGGAACCGGGTGCTGCTCTTCGGCGCGGTCGCGTTCTGTTTCGTCGTGCTGGCGGCGGGGATCCTCGCATGGACGTTCACCGCGCGGGTCCTTCAGCCGTTGCGCGAGATCACCGGCACCGCGCGGCGCCTGTCGATCGAATCGATGGGAGAGCGGATCGGCGAGGTCCGCACGAAGGACGAACTCGCCGAACTGGCCGAGACCTTCGACGACATGCTCGACCGGCTGCAGGCCGCGTTCGACGCGCAACGGCATTTCGTCGCGAACGCCAGCCACGAACTGCGGACACCGCTCGCGGTCATCCGCACCGAACTCGACGTCACCCTGGCCGACGAGCACGCGGACGAAGCCGAATTACGCCGGATGGCGGGTGTGGTCCGCGACGCGACCGAGCGGGCCGAGCGGCTGGTCGGTTCGCTGCTGCTGCTCGCGCGCACCGACGGCGCGGGACTGGTGGCCAGGGAACCGGCCGATCTGGCGGTGATCGTCGCGAGCGCGTGGCGAGCGGTGCGCGCCGAAGCCGAAAAGCGCGGCATCCGCACCGAATTCGCGACCCCCGGCGCGCCGACGTTCGGCGATCCCGCGCTGCTGGAACGGATCGCGGGCAACCTGCTGGAGAACGCCGTGCGGCACAACGTCGACGGCGGCTGGCTGGACGTCGTCACGCAGGCGGGTCCACAGTGGTCGGTGCTGCGCGTGCGGTCGTCCGGCGGTTTGCTCGACCCGGCCGCGGTTCCCGAACTGTTCGAACCGTTCCGCCGCGCCGGCGTCGCCAGGACCGCCCGCACCGGTGCCGGGCTGGGGCTTTCGATCGTGCGGGCCGCGGTCCAGGCGCACGGCGGCACGGTGTCCGCGGAACCCGTTGTGGGCGGCGGTCTTTCAGTGACCGTGCACCTGCCCGCTCTGCCTTGA
- a CDS encoding 3-hydroxyacyl-CoA dehydrogenase, protein MEKWAEQVGRIRVIGTGVMGRGIVQLAVTAGLEVELADARPDAVGEAIEHVGAMLGKLASKGKITEEAAESARGRLIAAEGPLAPAEGVDLVIEAVREDLEIKRTLFAELERVCGPDTVFATNTSSLSVTEIGAALTDPGRLLGLHFFNPVPLMRLVEVVPGARTAAWLPPAVTELVRGWGHEPVLARDAPGFLVNHAGRGLGTEALQILAEGIASPAEVDRVARDVLGLKLGPFELLDLTGLDVSHAVLESIWSGFHGEPRLRPSWLTRPRVAAGLFGRKNGEGFYSYVDGQQQVEPEPAPPEAPATPVWVDDERLGTLLSSAGIQVVHSAYPDTVLIVSPIGSSTVDAARAAGLPAERVVGVDPLGGYGKRLTLSVHPALDPAAGRTAWGALAATGLPVTVVRDGPAPIAQRLLASIVNTACFIAGQRLATPEDIDTAVRLGLGYPRGPLTWGDEAGADLVLRVLRGLVASTGDQRYRPSAWLTERVTLGLSLASTGTTPADLLS, encoded by the coding sequence GTGGAGAAGTGGGCGGAGCAGGTCGGCAGGATCCGGGTCATCGGAACCGGGGTGATGGGCCGGGGCATCGTCCAGCTCGCCGTGACGGCGGGGCTCGAGGTCGAGCTCGCCGACGCCCGGCCCGACGCGGTCGGCGAGGCCATCGAGCACGTCGGCGCGATGCTCGGCAAGCTCGCGTCGAAGGGCAAGATCACCGAGGAAGCCGCCGAGTCGGCGAGGGGCAGGCTGATCGCGGCCGAGGGCCCGCTGGCCCCCGCCGAGGGCGTCGACCTCGTCATCGAGGCGGTGCGCGAGGACCTGGAGATCAAACGCACGCTGTTCGCCGAGCTGGAACGCGTGTGCGGGCCGGACACCGTGTTCGCCACCAACACCAGCTCGCTTTCGGTGACCGAGATCGGGGCCGCGCTGACCGATCCCGGCCGGTTGCTCGGCCTCCACTTCTTCAACCCGGTCCCGCTGATGCGACTGGTCGAGGTCGTGCCCGGCGCGCGGACCGCCGCCTGGCTGCCCCCCGCCGTGACCGAACTCGTCCGCGGCTGGGGACACGAACCCGTCCTCGCCCGCGACGCGCCGGGTTTCCTGGTCAACCACGCCGGTCGCGGGCTGGGCACCGAAGCGCTGCAGATCCTCGCCGAAGGGATCGCGAGCCCGGCCGAGGTGGACCGCGTCGCCCGGGACGTGCTCGGCCTGAAACTCGGCCCGTTCGAACTGCTCGACCTCACCGGTCTCGACGTCTCGCACGCCGTGCTCGAAAGCATCTGGAGCGGTTTCCACGGCGAACCGCGGCTGCGGCCGTCGTGGCTGACGCGTCCGCGCGTCGCCGCCGGGCTGTTCGGCCGCAAGAACGGCGAAGGCTTCTACTCCTATGTCGACGGACAGCAGCAGGTCGAGCCGGAACCGGCCCCGCCGGAAGCCCCGGCCACTCCGGTGTGGGTCGACGACGAACGGCTCGGCACGCTGCTCTCGTCCGCGGGCATCCAGGTCGTGCACTCCGCCTACCCGGACACGGTCCTGATCGTCAGCCCGATCGGTTCGTCCACTGTGGACGCCGCACGCGCGGCGGGCCTTCCGGCGGAACGGGTCGTCGGCGTCGACCCGCTCGGCGGCTACGGGAAACGCCTGACGCTTTCGGTCCACCCCGCGCTCGACCCGGCCGCCGGCCGCACGGCGTGGGGCGCGCTCGCCGCGACCGGCCTGCCGGTGACCGTGGTCCGCGACGGTCCCGCGCCGATCGCGCAGCGGTTGCTGGCGTCTATCGTCAACACCGCCTGCTTCATCGCCGGGCAGCGGCTCGCGACACCGGAGGACATCGACACCGCCGTCCGGCTCGGCCTCGGCTACCCGCGCGGACCGCTGACCTGGGGCGACGAGGCGGGCGCGGATCTCGTGCTGCGGGTCCTGCGCGGACTCGTCGCGAGCACCGGCGACCAGCGCTACCGGCCGAGCGCCTGGCTCACCGAACGTGTCACGCTCGGCCTGTCCCTCGCCTCGACCGGCACCACCCCCGCCGACCTCCTCAGCTGA
- a CDS encoding aldo/keto reductase has protein sequence MVPSIRLNNGTSLPQLGFGVYKIGDDEVVDAVRTAIGAGYRAIDTATLYANERGVGEAVRTSGLPREELFVTTKLWNTEHGYDSALRAFDTSLSELGLEYVDLYLIHWPLPAQDKYVETWRALEKIASDGRAKAIGVSNFQIPHLERLIEETGIVPAVNQIECHPWLQQPLLRDFHEKHEIVTEAWGPLARGGDLLADEKITTIAEKHGKTPAQIVLRWHVEMNHLVIPKSVTPERIKENMDVFDFALDAHDGAAIATLERGKRLGPDPDKLGA, from the coding sequence ATGGTCCCCAGCATTCGGCTGAACAACGGAACGTCCCTCCCGCAACTCGGGTTCGGGGTGTACAAGATCGGCGACGACGAGGTCGTGGACGCGGTCCGCACCGCCATCGGGGCGGGCTACCGCGCCATCGACACGGCGACCCTGTACGCCAACGAACGCGGAGTCGGCGAGGCCGTCCGCACCAGCGGGCTGCCCCGCGAGGAACTGTTCGTCACCACGAAACTGTGGAACACCGAGCACGGCTACGACTCGGCGTTGCGTGCCTTCGACACGAGCCTGAGCGAACTCGGTCTCGAGTATGTCGATCTGTACCTGATCCACTGGCCGCTGCCCGCGCAGGACAAGTACGTGGAAACGTGGCGGGCGCTGGAAAAGATCGCCTCCGACGGCCGGGCGAAGGCGATCGGCGTCTCGAACTTCCAGATCCCGCATCTGGAGCGGCTGATCGAAGAGACCGGGATCGTCCCGGCGGTGAACCAGATCGAATGCCACCCGTGGCTGCAGCAGCCGTTGCTGCGGGACTTCCACGAGAAGCACGAGATAGTCACCGAGGCCTGGGGTCCGCTGGCGCGCGGCGGGGACCTGCTCGCCGACGAGAAGATCACCACGATCGCGGAGAAGCACGGCAAGACTCCGGCGCAGATCGTGCTCCGCTGGCACGTCGAGATGAACCACCTGGTGATCCCGAAGTCGGTCACTCCGGAACGGATCAAGGAGAACATGGACGTCTTCGACTTCGCGCTCGACGCGCATGACGGCGCCGCGATCGCGACGCTGGAGCGGGGAAAGCGGCTGGGGCCGGACCCGGACAAGCTGGGCGCCTAG